A genome region from Thermomonospora amylolytica includes the following:
- a CDS encoding PPA1309 family protein, translating to MGDVTRLEEVVLDLERHAVQAGWDAPPRLYALVESAELRRREPALAERLGLAGDRDTIAALEQGELPDAGSIEETLARIAWPESVAGCALVIERVVLPPGAEEEMPEDEAAALEWAASHPQREDVRMVVGVLRDGDRHSALRLRRHDADDEVLSGPDLVPALADALAATLEPDLPDVPDTGPRG from the coding sequence ATGGGCGACGTGACACGCTTGGAAGAAGTCGTCCTCGATCTGGAGCGGCACGCCGTGCAGGCCGGGTGGGACGCCCCGCCCCGACTGTACGCGCTGGTGGAGAGTGCCGAGTTGCGCCGCCGCGAACCGGCCCTGGCCGAGCGGCTCGGGCTGGCCGGGGACCGGGACACCATCGCGGCGCTGGAGCAGGGCGAGCTGCCCGACGCGGGGTCCATCGAGGAGACCCTGGCCCGGATCGCCTGGCCGGAGTCGGTGGCCGGCTGCGCCCTGGTGATCGAACGGGTGGTGCTGCCGCCCGGCGCCGAGGAGGAGATGCCCGAGGACGAGGCCGCCGCGCTGGAGTGGGCCGCCTCCCATCCGCAGCGCGAGGACGTGCGCATGGTGGTGGGGGTGCTGCGGGACGGCGACCGGCACTCGGCGCTGCGGCTGCGCCGCCACGACGCCGACGACGAGGTGCTGTCCGGCCCGGACCTGGTGCCCGCCCTCGCCGACGCGCTGGCCGCCACCCTCGAACCCGACCTCCCGGACGTACCCGACACCGGGCCGCGCGGGTAG
- a CDS encoding molybdenum cofactor biosynthesis protein MoaE, whose amino-acid sequence MDVIRLVGIRETPLSVDEVFGAVGDAGAGGTALFVGTVRDHDHQRPVTRLSYSAHPTAERELRTVMEKVAAEFPVRAMAAVHRVGDLEIGDLAVVVAVSCPHRAEAFAACRRLIDDLKSQVPIWKHQLFADGTDEWVGAC is encoded by the coding sequence GTGGACGTCATCCGGCTGGTCGGGATCCGGGAAACCCCCCTGTCCGTGGACGAGGTGTTCGGCGCCGTCGGCGATGCGGGCGCCGGGGGCACCGCCCTGTTCGTCGGCACGGTCCGCGACCACGATCACCAGCGCCCCGTCACCCGCCTGTCCTACAGCGCCCACCCCACCGCCGAGCGCGAGCTGCGCACGGTGATGGAGAAGGTCGCCGCCGAGTTCCCGGTCCGCGCCATGGCCGCCGTGCACCGCGTCGGCGACCTGGAGATCGGCGACCTGGCGGTGGTGGTGGCGGTGTCCTGCCCGCACCGCGCCGAGGCGTTCGCCGCCTGCCGCCGCCTGATCGACGACCTCAAGTCCCAGGTCCCCATCTGGAAGCACCAGCTCTTCGCCGACGGCACCGACGAGTGGGTCGGGGCGTGTTGA
- a CDS encoding YlbL family protein, producing MSRRAATLVVASFLIFVLGVAGVLMPVPYVALMPGPTYNTLDKSRDGKPLVSIEGRQVYEDRGHLNFTTVAYRGGPGNRIDLLTALRGWLDGDTAIVPEETVFPEDETVEEVEQENTRQMADSQEKAVVAALRELNIAVGVRVLVDSVQKGMPAEGLLRPDDEIVAVDGARVSGVTAVTEKMSARRPGDRVTLRVLRGGKEQDVTLTTVASPDGSRPLVGVVLGETYRFPFKVTITVGDVGGPSAGLMFSLAIVDKLTPGPLTGGKFVAGTGTIDTDGTVGPIGGIQQKMIAAREAGATVFLTPADNCIDAVAAAPDGLRLVRVENLDGAISALNALSTGKGEAPSCTTG from the coding sequence ATGTCTCGCCGTGCAGCGACGTTGGTCGTCGCGAGCTTCCTGATCTTCGTGCTGGGCGTCGCCGGGGTGCTGATGCCGGTGCCGTACGTGGCGCTGATGCCGGGGCCGACGTACAACACGCTGGACAAGAGCCGGGACGGCAAGCCGCTGGTCAGCATCGAGGGGCGGCAGGTGTACGAGGACAGGGGGCACCTGAACTTCACGACGGTGGCCTACCGGGGCGGTCCGGGGAACCGGATCGACCTGCTGACGGCGCTGCGCGGCTGGCTGGACGGGGACACCGCGATCGTTCCGGAGGAGACCGTCTTCCCCGAGGACGAGACGGTGGAGGAGGTCGAGCAGGAGAACACCCGGCAGATGGCCGACTCCCAGGAGAAGGCCGTGGTGGCCGCGCTCCGGGAGCTGAACATCGCGGTCGGGGTCCGGGTGCTGGTCGACTCGGTGCAGAAGGGGATGCCCGCGGAGGGGCTGCTGCGGCCCGACGACGAGATCGTCGCGGTGGACGGGGCCCGGGTGTCGGGGGTGACCGCCGTCACCGAGAAGATGAGCGCCCGCAGGCCGGGGGACCGGGTGACGCTGCGGGTGCTGCGCGGCGGCAAGGAGCAGGACGTCACGCTGACCACCGTCGCCTCCCCGGACGGGAGCCGGCCGCTGGTCGGCGTCGTGCTGGGGGAGACCTACCGGTTCCCGTTCAAGGTGACGATCACGGTGGGCGACGTCGGCGGGCCGAGCGCCGGGCTGATGTTCTCCCTGGCCATCGTGGACAAGCTCACCCCGGGGCCGCTGACCGGCGGGAAGTTCGTGGCCGGCACCGGCACCATCGACACCGACGGCACGGTCGGCCCGATCGGCGGCATCCAGCAGAAGATGATCGCCGCCCGGGAGGCCGGCGCCACCGTCTTCCTCACCCCGGCCGACAACTGCATCGACGCGGTGGCCGCCGCCCCGGACGGCCTGCGGCTGGTCCGCGTCGAGAACCTGGACGGCGCCATCTCCGCGTTGAACGCCCTGAGCACCGGCAAGGGCGAGGCGCCCTCCTGCACCACGGGCTGA
- a CDS encoding HXXEE domain-containing protein, with protein sequence MAAVSRSVTWGLLAAWAVHDLEELLTMPAASRRAAAGLRARHPRIPERVLRAVEISPAHAAVAIGMMGGVMAAASFAGARSGGRSAFYQTALAGFGWHTVTHLAQSAVLRTYTPGAVTAPLVAAPFAIWAQRRLKAAGVPLRTNDSLGPALWLFPATAAACHLTGHLVTRRLRASRQTAGRS encoded by the coding sequence ATGGCCGCTGTGTCCAGGTCGGTGACGTGGGGCCTGCTGGCCGCGTGGGCGGTGCACGACCTGGAGGAACTGCTCACCATGCCCGCCGCCTCCCGCCGCGCCGCGGCCGGCCTCCGCGCCCGCCATCCCCGGATCCCCGAACGGGTCCTGCGCGCCGTCGAGATCTCTCCCGCCCACGCCGCCGTCGCCATCGGCATGATGGGCGGTGTGATGGCCGCGGCGTCGTTCGCGGGCGCTCGCAGCGGTGGCCGTTCGGCGTTCTACCAGACGGCGCTGGCCGGGTTCGGCTGGCACACCGTCACGCACCTGGCGCAGTCCGCCGTGCTCCGCACCTACACCCCGGGCGCCGTGACGGCCCCGCTGGTCGCCGCCCCGTTCGCGATCTGGGCGCAGCGGAGGCTGAAGGCGGCGGGCGTGCCGCTCCGCACGAACGACTCCCTCGGCCCGGCCCTGTGGCTGTTCCCCGCGACGGCCGCCGCCTGCCACCTGACCGGGCATCTCGTCACCCGCCGTCTCCGCGCCTCCCGGCAGACCGCCGGACGGTCGTGA
- a CDS encoding DUF3054 domain-containing protein, which produces MRVWVAGLLDVVGVVVFVAIGRASHDESGTLAGIASTAWPFLVGLAAGWAVVRAWRRPQALFPAGAGVWAVTVAGGMALRAVSGQGTALAFVIVATLFLALVLLGWRLVARLVVRPAAA; this is translated from the coding sequence ATGCGTGTTTGGGTTGCCGGGTTGCTGGACGTCGTCGGGGTGGTCGTGTTCGTGGCGATCGGGCGGGCCAGTCATGACGAGTCCGGGACCCTGGCCGGGATCGCCTCGACGGCGTGGCCGTTCCTGGTGGGGCTGGCGGCCGGGTGGGCGGTCGTGCGGGCGTGGCGGAGGCCGCAGGCGCTGTTCCCGGCCGGTGCCGGGGTCTGGGCGGTGACCGTGGCGGGCGGGATGGCGCTGCGGGCGGTGTCCGGGCAGGGGACGGCGCTGGCCTTCGTGATCGTGGCGACCCTGTTCCTGGCGCTGGTGCTGCTCGGGTGGCGGCTGGTGGCGCGGCTGGTCGTGCGGCCTGCGGCGGCCTGA
- a CDS encoding AMP-binding protein, with translation MSSALREWLDKPQADRGVHLATEDGGWEYRDYPALASAAKRTAAALIEAGVRPGDVVCVVLPTDFTCMETFFGVWAAGATVCLITPPLFQDGDDYVAHVAAILRQARPALTIASADLAGLIGRALEAAGIGGEPWEPRQADHEADLRPTGELALLQFTSGSSGEPRGVMVTWDNLEANRELIVRTADFQDGDEIASWLPLYHDMGLIGCFITPITRQGPLRLMRPDQFIRDPARWVRCFATAAHTAAPPFAYAYAARRIKPERLEGVDLSGWRTAIIGAEPIDPHALEAFAQLVEPFGFSRHSFKPAYGMAEATLLVTADNVARDPLAVRPDPQTLAFGEPVTVLERRPLGPESLGAKSGWVVGTGTPEQDVPVVIVDDEGRELPPGHLGEIVVGGASACPGYYAGAEGRSTRFAGGRVYTGDAGFFHDGQLFVLGRMGDSIKVRGRSVYVEDLEARVAEITGLGKGRIVMAGVPGAGTTGVALFAETGAAEWEPEVREFLRRRLGGDVRVTIVIGSGLIQRTSSGKPRRRYMWERLQAGRVEGARVLE, from the coding sequence ATGAGCTCAGCGCTGCGCGAATGGCTGGACAAGCCGCAGGCCGACCGTGGTGTCCATCTGGCCACCGAGGACGGCGGCTGGGAGTACCGCGACTACCCGGCGCTGGCGTCCGCCGCCAAGCGGACCGCGGCGGCGCTGATCGAGGCGGGGGTGCGGCCCGGCGACGTGGTGTGCGTGGTGCTGCCCACCGACTTCACCTGCATGGAGACGTTCTTCGGGGTGTGGGCGGCGGGTGCGACGGTGTGCCTGATCACGCCGCCGCTGTTCCAGGACGGCGACGACTACGTGGCGCACGTGGCGGCCATCCTGCGGCAGGCGCGGCCGGCGCTGACGATCGCGTCCGCGGACCTGGCCGGGCTGATCGGCCGGGCGCTGGAGGCGGCCGGGATCGGCGGGGAGCCCTGGGAGCCCCGGCAGGCCGACCACGAGGCCGACCTGCGGCCGACCGGGGAGCTGGCGCTGCTGCAGTTCACCTCCGGGTCCAGCGGCGAGCCGCGCGGGGTGATGGTCACCTGGGACAACCTGGAGGCCAACCGCGAGCTGATCGTCCGCACCGCCGACTTCCAGGACGGGGACGAGATCGCCTCCTGGCTGCCGCTCTATCACGACATGGGGCTGATCGGCTGTTTCATCACCCCGATCACCCGGCAGGGGCCGCTGCGGCTGATGCGGCCCGACCAGTTCATCCGCGACCCGGCCCGCTGGGTGCGGTGCTTCGCGACCGCCGCGCACACCGCCGCGCCGCCGTTCGCGTACGCCTACGCCGCGCGCCGGATCAAGCCGGAGCGGCTCGAGGGGGTGGACCTGTCGGGCTGGCGGACCGCGATCATCGGGGCCGAGCCGATCGACCCGCACGCGCTGGAGGCCTTCGCCCAGCTGGTCGAGCCGTTCGGGTTCTCCCGGCACTCGTTCAAGCCGGCGTACGGGATGGCCGAGGCGACCCTGCTGGTCACCGCGGACAACGTCGCCCGCGACCCGCTGGCGGTGCGCCCGGACCCGCAGACGCTGGCGTTCGGCGAGCCGGTGACCGTCCTGGAGCGGCGTCCGCTGGGCCCGGAGTCGCTGGGCGCCAAGTCCGGCTGGGTGGTCGGCACCGGGACTCCGGAGCAGGACGTGCCGGTCGTCATCGTCGACGACGAGGGCCGGGAGCTGCCGCCCGGGCATCTGGGCGAGATCGTGGTCGGCGGGGCGTCGGCCTGCCCGGGCTACTACGCCGGGGCGGAGGGCAGGTCGACCAGGTTCGCCGGCGGCCGGGTCTACACCGGCGACGCCGGGTTCTTCCACGACGGGCAGCTGTTCGTGCTGGGCCGGATGGGCGACAGCATCAAGGTCCGCGGGCGCAGCGTGTACGTGGAGGACCTGGAGGCCCGGGTCGCCGAGATCACCGGGCTGGGCAAGGGCCGGATCGTGATGGCCGGGGTGCCGGGGGCGGGCACCACCGGGGTCGCGCTGTTCGCCGAGACCGGCGCGGCCGAGTGGGAGCCGGAGGTGCGCGAGTTCCTGCGGCGGCGGCTGGGCGGCGACGTGCGGGTGACCATCGTGATCGGGTCGGGGCTGATCCAGCGGACCTCCAGCGGCAAGCCGCGCCGCCGGTACATGTGGGAGCGCCTGCAGGCCGGCCGGGTGGAGGGCGCCCGGGTGCTGGAGTGA
- a CDS encoding cytochrome P450, protein MPSILAPPPEGSDLKPVLGDPGVPLIGHTLQTMRDPFGIARNRYLRFGPVSWGWLLGRRTVTVQGPEAAETVLVNKDKAFANGPAWTYYIGPFFTRGIMLLDFEEHLHHRRIMQQAFTRPKLRAYMEAMGPGIERGVGSWTPGDGWRFYDHIKQLTLDLATDVFMGVELDRSEADRINGAFIDAVRAGTAYVRFPVPGLRWHKGLRARRVLEEFFRGHLPAKRSRGGDDLFAALCQAETDDGHRFTDDDVVNHMIFALMAAHDTSTITMTTMAYYLARHPEWQDRVREESRALGRRVPEFADLDALASLDLVMKEAMRLVSPVPALPRRAVKDTSVLGHHIPAGSTVVVPTLTNHRMPEVWKDPERFDPERFAEHRREDKVHKYAWAPFGGGAHKCIGMHFAGMQIKAVFHQILLTHRWSVPDGYEWPLDTTSLPSPADGLPVRLERLS, encoded by the coding sequence ATGCCCAGCATCCTCGCCCCCCCACCCGAGGGCAGCGACCTCAAGCCGGTCCTCGGCGACCCGGGCGTCCCGCTGATCGGCCACACCCTGCAGACCATGCGCGACCCGTTCGGGATCGCGCGCAACCGGTACCTGCGGTTCGGGCCGGTCTCCTGGGGCTGGCTGCTGGGCCGCCGCACGGTCACCGTGCAGGGCCCCGAGGCCGCCGAGACCGTCCTGGTCAACAAGGACAAGGCGTTCGCCAACGGCCCCGCGTGGACGTACTACATCGGCCCGTTCTTCACCCGCGGCATCATGCTGCTGGACTTCGAGGAGCACCTGCACCACCGGCGCATCATGCAGCAGGCGTTCACCAGGCCCAAACTGCGGGCCTACATGGAGGCGATGGGCCCGGGCATCGAACGCGGCGTCGGCTCCTGGACCCCCGGCGACGGCTGGAGGTTCTACGACCACATCAAGCAGCTCACCCTGGACCTGGCCACCGACGTGTTCATGGGCGTGGAGCTGGACCGGTCCGAGGCCGACCGGATCAACGGGGCGTTCATCGACGCCGTCCGGGCGGGCACGGCGTACGTCCGCTTCCCGGTGCCCGGCCTGCGCTGGCACAAGGGCCTGCGGGCCCGCAGGGTGCTGGAGGAGTTCTTCCGCGGGCACCTGCCCGCCAAGCGGAGCCGGGGCGGTGACGACCTGTTCGCCGCGCTGTGCCAGGCCGAGACCGACGACGGGCACCGCTTCACCGACGACGACGTGGTCAACCACATGATCTTCGCGTTGATGGCGGCGCACGACACGTCCACCATCACGATGACCACGATGGCCTACTACCTGGCCAGGCACCCCGAATGGCAGGACCGGGTGCGCGAGGAGTCCCGCGCCCTCGGCAGGCGCGTGCCGGAGTTCGCCGACCTGGACGCGCTGGCCTCCCTGGACCTGGTGATGAAGGAGGCCATGCGGCTGGTGTCGCCGGTCCCGGCACTGCCCCGCCGCGCCGTCAAGGACACCTCCGTCCTCGGCCACCACATCCCCGCGGGCTCGACCGTGGTGGTCCCGACGCTGACCAACCACCGGATGCCGGAGGTCTGGAAGGACCCCGAGCGCTTCGACCCGGAACGGTTCGCCGAGCACCGCCGCGAGGACAAGGTCCACAAGTACGCCTGGGCCCCGTTCGGCGGCGGCGCGCACAAGTGCATCGGCATGCACTTCGCCGGGATGCAGATCAAGGCGG